The proteins below are encoded in one region of Sminthopsis crassicaudata isolate SCR6 chromosome 1, ASM4859323v1, whole genome shotgun sequence:
- the ISL1 gene encoding insulin gene enhancer protein ISL-1 isoform X1 yields the protein MGDMGDPPKKKRLISLCVGCGNQIHDQYILRVSPDLEWHAACLKCAECNQYLDETCTCFVRDGKTYCKRDYIRLYGIKCAKCSIGFSKNDFVMRARSKVYHIECFRCVACSRQLIPGDEFALREDGLFCRADHDVVERASLGAGDPLSPLHPARPLQMAEPISARQPALRPHVHKQPEKTTRVRTVLNEKQLHTLRTCYAANPRPDALMKEQLVEMTGLSPRVIRVWFQNKRCKDKKRSIMMKQLQQQQPNDKTNIQGMTGTPMVAASPERHDGGLQANPVEVQSYQPPWKVLSDFALQSDIDQPAFQQLVNFSEGGPGSNSTGSEVASMSSQLPDTPNSMVASPIEA from the exons ATGGGAGACATGGGAGATCCACCAAAAA aaaaacGTCTGATTTCCCTATGTGTTGGTTGCGGCAATCAAATTCACGATCAGTATATTCTGAGGGTTTCTCCGGATTTGGAATGGCATGCGGCATGTTTGAAATGTGCGGAGTGTAATCAGTATTTGGACGAGACCTGCACATGCTTTGTTAGGGATGGTAAAACCTACTGTAAAAGAGATTATATCAG GTTATACGGGATAAAGTGCGCCAAGTGCAGCATCGGATTCAGCAAGAACGATTTTGTGATGCGCGCTCGCTCCAAGGTGTACCACATCGAGTGTTTCCGCTGCGTGGCCTGCAGCCGTCAGCTCATCCCCGGGGACGAGTTTGCGCTGCGGGAAGACGGCCTTTTCTGCCGGGCTGACCACGATGTAGTAGAGAGAGCCAGTCTAGGTGCCGGCGACCCTCTGAGTCCCCTTCATCCTGCGCGGCCGCTGCAAATGGCAG AACCCATCTCTGCAAGGCAGCCAGCTTTGCGGCCCCATGTTCACAAACAACCCGAGAAGACCACCCGAGTCCGAACGGTTCTTAATGAAAAACAGCTCCACACCTTGAGGACCTGCTATGCTGCCAACCCTAGACCTGATGCTCTTATGAAGGAGCAACTAGTGGAAATGACTGGCCTCAGCCCCCGAGTGATCAGGGTCTGGTTTCAAAATAAGAGGTGTAAGGACAAAAAGCGGAGCATCATGATGAAACAGCTCCAACAGCAACAACCTAATGATAAAACT AATATCCAGGGGATGACAGGAACTCCGATGGTGGCTGCTAGCCCAGAGAGACACGATGGAGGTTTACAGGCTAACCCTGTGGAGGTGCAAAGTTACCAGCCTCCTTGGAAAGTACTGAGTGACTTCGCCTTGCAGAGTGACATCGATCAGCCTGCCTTTCAGCAACTG gTCAATTTTTCGGAAGGTGGGCCAGGTTCAAATTCCACTGGAAGTGAAGTAGCATCAATGTCCTCTCAGCTCCCAGATACACCAAACAGCATGGTAGCCAGTCCTATTGAGGCATGA
- the ISL1 gene encoding insulin gene enhancer protein ISL-1 isoform X2, which yields MGDMGDPPKKKRLISLCVGCGNQIHDQYILRVSPDLEWHAACLKCAECNQYLDETCTCFVRDGKTYCKRDYIRLYGIKCAKCSIGFSKNDFVMRARSKVYHIECFRCVACSRQLIPGDEFALREDGLFCRADHDVVERASLGAGDPLSPLHPARPLQMAAEPISARQPALRPHVHKQPEKTTRVRTVLNEKQLHTLRTCYAANPRPDALMKEQLVEMTGLSPRVIRVWFQNKRCKDKKRSIMMKQLQQQQPNDKTNIQGMTGTPMVAASPERHDGGLQANPVEVQSYQPPWKVLSDFALQSDIDQPAFQQLVNFSEGGPGSNSTGSEVASMSSQLPDTPNSMVASPIEA from the exons ATGGGAGACATGGGAGATCCACCAAAAA aaaaacGTCTGATTTCCCTATGTGTTGGTTGCGGCAATCAAATTCACGATCAGTATATTCTGAGGGTTTCTCCGGATTTGGAATGGCATGCGGCATGTTTGAAATGTGCGGAGTGTAATCAGTATTTGGACGAGACCTGCACATGCTTTGTTAGGGATGGTAAAACCTACTGTAAAAGAGATTATATCAG GTTATACGGGATAAAGTGCGCCAAGTGCAGCATCGGATTCAGCAAGAACGATTTTGTGATGCGCGCTCGCTCCAAGGTGTACCACATCGAGTGTTTCCGCTGCGTGGCCTGCAGCCGTCAGCTCATCCCCGGGGACGAGTTTGCGCTGCGGGAAGACGGCCTTTTCTGCCGGGCTGACCACGATGTAGTAGAGAGAGCCAGTCTAGGTGCCGGCGACCCTCTGAGTCCCCTTCATCCTGCGCGGCCGCTGCAAATGGCAG CAGAACCCATCTCTGCAAGGCAGCCAGCTTTGCGGCCCCATGTTCACAAACAACCCGAGAAGACCACCCGAGTCCGAACGGTTCTTAATGAAAAACAGCTCCACACCTTGAGGACCTGCTATGCTGCCAACCCTAGACCTGATGCTCTTATGAAGGAGCAACTAGTGGAAATGACTGGCCTCAGCCCCCGAGTGATCAGGGTCTGGTTTCAAAATAAGAGGTGTAAGGACAAAAAGCGGAGCATCATGATGAAACAGCTCCAACAGCAACAACCTAATGATAAAACT AATATCCAGGGGATGACAGGAACTCCGATGGTGGCTGCTAGCCCAGAGAGACACGATGGAGGTTTACAGGCTAACCCTGTGGAGGTGCAAAGTTACCAGCCTCCTTGGAAAGTACTGAGTGACTTCGCCTTGCAGAGTGACATCGATCAGCCTGCCTTTCAGCAACTG gTCAATTTTTCGGAAGGTGGGCCAGGTTCAAATTCCACTGGAAGTGAAGTAGCATCAATGTCCTCTCAGCTCCCAGATACACCAAACAGCATGGTAGCCAGTCCTATTGAGGCATGA